The stretch of DNA GAAAAACACACCATCAGAGATTATAGAAACCTGGCAGGCCCGGCAGGATTTGAACCTGCAACCCCCGGATTTGGAATCCGGTGCTCTGGCCGTTAGAGCTACGGACCTACCCTATCTTTTATTATATTCAACGCATTTCTTTATGTATAGTGTGTTTACGACAGTGGGGGCAATATTTTTTGAATTCCAACCGAGCGGTCTTCTTTTTTTTATTCTTGCTTCCCTGGT from Atribacterota bacterium encodes:
- the rpmG gene encoding 50S ribosomal protein L33 — translated: MQELITFECTECKRRNYQGSKNKKKKTARLEFKKYCPHCRKHTIHKEMR